A region from the Manihot esculenta cultivar AM560-2 chromosome 13, M.esculenta_v8, whole genome shotgun sequence genome encodes:
- the LOC122721538 gene encoding CLAVATA3/ESR (CLE)-related protein 41, giving the protein MDIEPLWALGGWFLFPLCMAKPNPISSISETSSKYHHFFIFFVLVIFTFLLLISPSTVTMSSSSISIKRVLLESSESISAATTTNFHPKQSQNSHASSSSKSKRSEFGVEAHEVPSGPNPISNR; this is encoded by the coding sequence ATGGATATTGAACCCTTGTGGGCTCTTGGGGGGTggtttctttttcctctttgcATGGCAAAACCAAACCCAATATCATCAATCTCTGAAACCAGCTCTAAATATCACCATTTCTTTATCTTCTTTGTCCTTGTGATCTTCACTTTTCTTTTACTCATTAGCCCATCAACAGTGACCATGTCTTCTTCTTCAATTTCCATCAAGAGGGTTCTCTTGGAATCTTCAGAATCAATCTCTGCTGCTACCACGACGAACTTTCACCCAAAACAATCCCAAAACTCGCATGCTTCATCTTCTTCAAAATCAAAACGTTCAGAGTTTGGAGTTGAAGCTCATGAAGTTCCCAGCGGACCAAACCCTATATCCAACAGGTAA
- the LOC110630113 gene encoding probable serine/threonine-protein kinase PBL26: protein MSCCSCFSSPEKRVSKRSSFSKGSPQPTMSPRNKETYSAAPARSAENPKAKTKGGNSSIPAQTFTFRELATATKNFRQECLIGEGGFGRVYKGKLDKTNQVVAVKQLDRNGLQGNREFLVEVLMLSLLHHQNLVNLIGYCADGDQRLLVYEYMASGSLDGHLLEHPPEQKPLKWFSRMKIALGAAQGLEYLHDKASPPVIYRDLKSSNILLDEEFNAKLSDFGLAKLGPVGDRSHVSSRIMGTYGYCAPEYQRTGRLTIKSDVYSFGVVLLELITGRRVIDNTRPNEEQNLVTWAQPMFKESKRYPELADPLLRGEFPIRSLNQAVAVAAMCLQEDAGVRPLMSDVVSALSFLGACPEVGTVTPYSFSSSPSESKAAESTREQELGNAMGWGSFSRLEASLSQRGSTSSL from the exons ATGAGTTGTTGTTCTTGCTTCTCTTCTCCTGAAAAAAGGGTCTCTAAAAGATCAAGTTTTAGCAAAGGATCGCCACAGCCAACTATGTCTCCTCGTAATAAAGAAACCTATAGTGCAGCACCGGCACGGTCTGCCG AGAATCcgaaagcaaagaccaaaggaggcaaCTCTAGTATTCCGGCACAGACTTTTACATTCCGAGAACTGGCGACGGCTACAAAGAATTTCCGACAAGAATGTCTCATTGGTGAAGGAGGTTTCGGAAGAGTTTACAAGGGAAAACTCGACAAGACCAACCAG GTGGTGGCTGTGAAGCAACTTGACAGAAATGGGTTGCAAGGAAACCGAGAATTTCTTGTAGAAGTGTTGATGTTGAGTCTCTTACATCATCAGAATCTCGTAAATCTTATTGGATATTGTGCTGATGGAGACCAAAGACTTCTGGTTTACGAGTACATGGCTTCTGGATCTCTTGATGGTCATCTATTAG AACACCCACCAGAGCAAAAGCCATTAAAATGGTTCTCAAGAATGAAAATAGCATTAGGTGCTGCTCAAGGACTAGAGTATTTGCATGACAAAGCTAGTCCTCCGGTGATATATCGAGACCTGAAATCATCAAACATTTTGCTGGACGAGGAGTTTAATGCAAAATTATCTGATTTCGGACTGGCCAAGCTAGGACCTGTCGGGGATAGATCACATGTTTCTTCCAGAATAATGGGAACCTATGGTTACTGTGCTCCAGAGTATCAAAGAACAGGGCGTTTGACAATTAAATCAGATGTGTACAGCTTTGGAGTTGTTTTGCTGGAGTTGATTACAGGAAGAAGAGTCATTGACAATACCAGACCAAACGAGGAACAAAATCTAGTCACTTGG GCACAACCAATGTTCAAGGAGTCAAAAAGATACCCAGAACTTGCTGATCCACTTCTACGTGGAGAATTCCCCATTAGAAGCCTAAATCAAGCAGTTGCAGTGGCTGCAATGTGTCTACAAGAGGATGCAGGAGTTCGACCATTGATGAGTGACGTTGTTAGTGCTTTGAGTTTCCTCGGAGCTTGTCCAGAAGTAGGCACTGTTACaccttattctttttcttcttcgcCATCAGAATCAAAGGCTGCAGAAAGCACACGAGAACAAGAATTAGGAAACGCCATGGGATGGGGCTCATTTTCAAGGCTTGAAGCATCGCTATCACAACGTGGAAGTACTTCTTCATTGTAA
- the LOC110630290 gene encoding thiamine-repressible mitochondrial transport protein THI74, which translates to MKPKVWRWILGLIYIVAVATIWIAASFVVQSVVDSGVSPFLITYICNSLFVIYIPLVEIGRYLEDSYESLFFWRNKKDSPIQELAESEQVILLGDSDIDAKVGDLNPSVPLTEGKHNPRGDDVDLPAEFTPYSIGRIVPFEEDNKGVDAKGRWTRARVAKVSLLICPFWFLAQLTFNLSLKYTTVTSNTILSTASSLFTFLVSLAFLGEKFTWVKLVSVLLCMAGTIIVSLGDSKSGLSAIASNPLLGDFLALISAGLYAVYITLIRLKLPDDDGKSGQASMAQFLGFLGLFNLFIFLPVALILGFTMLEPFDMLTWKQFGLIIGKGLLDNVLSDYLWAKAVLLTTTTVATAGLTIQVPLAAIVDSLTGNAPRLMDYLGAIAVMIGFAGINIPSDACSKSIEASVESENQTSNSTHQDQLSPLQEAVAIS; encoded by the exons ATGAAACCTAAGGTTTGGAGATGGATTTTAGGTTTGATATACATAGTTGCTGTTGCAACTATCTGGATAGCTGCTAGTTTTGTGGTTCAATCTGTTGTAGATTCTGGGGTTTCACCATTTCTCATTACATACATTTGCAATTCATTATTTGTGATTTACATTCCCTTAGTTGAAATTGGGCGCTATTTGGAGGATTCATATGAAAGCTTGTTTTTCTGGAGGAATAAAAAAGATAGCCCTATACAAGAATTGGCAGAATCAGAGCAGGTCATTCTTCTAGGAGACAGTGATATAGATGCAAAAGTTGGAGATTTGAATCCATCAGTTCCCTTGACAGAAGGAAAACATAATCCTCGTGGAGATGATGTTGATTTACCTGCAGAATTTACCCCATATTCGATTGGAAGGATCGTACCTTTTGAAGAGGATAATAAAGGAGTTGATGCCAAAGGACGATGGACACGCGCTAGAGTGGCAAAGGTCAGCTTGCTAATCTGCCCATTTTGGTTTTTGGCACAGCTGACTTTCAATCTGTCATTGAAGTATACTACTGTAACG TCAAATACCATTTTGAGCACTGCTTCCAGCCTTTTTACTTTTTTGGTCTCTTTAGCATTCTTGGGTGAAAAGTTCACTTGGGTGAAGCTTGTTAGTGTTCTCCTCTGCATGGCTGGAACTATAATTGTCAGTTTGGGAGACTCGAAAAGTGGTTTAAGTGCAATTGCTTCAAACCCTCTTCTTGGAGACTTTCTAGCGCTCATCTCAGCCGGGTTATATGCCGTGTACATTACACTTATTCGCCTAAAATTGCCTGATGATGATGGAAAAAGTGGTCAGGCTAGTATGGCACAGTTCCTTGGATTCCTAGGGCTTTTCAACCTCTTCATTTTCCTACCTGTTGCCCTTATACTGGGTTTCACCATGTTGGAGCCGTTTGATATGCTTACCTGGAAGCAATTTGGTCTGATTATTGGCAAAG GTTTGTTAGATAATGTTTTGAGTGACTATCTATGGGCAAAGGCCGTTCTTTTGACAACCACCACTGTTGCAACAGCTGGTCTTACAATTCAGGTCCCATTAGCAGCCATTGTGGATTCGCTAACAGGCAACGCCCCTCGCCTCATGGACTACCTTGGAGCCATAGCAGTGATGATTGGGTTTGCTGGAATTAACATCCCTTCTGATGCTTGTAGCAAATCAATAGAAGCAAGTGTTGAATCAGAAAACCAAACTTCTAATTCAACTCATCAAGATCAGCTGTCACCCCTGCAAGAAGCAGTTGCGATTTCATAG
- the LOC110629123 gene encoding desumoylating isopeptidase 1 encodes MAEEGHKVVLNVYDLSQGLARQLSTTFLGKAIEGIWHTGVVVYGNEYFFGGGIQHEPAGRTPYGTPIKVVDLGITHVPQDVFELYLQEISPRYTAETYSLLTHNCNNFSNEVAQFLVGATIPEYILQLPNEVLSSPMGALIMPMIQNLETTLRVGAVPQVPQFRPQPSPAAANAKQFSVNGPTQSTNATVRAVNEEVKSEDTKSEEPTAPEKSVPPVVKPSVVVEEQSVNGVADPLGNARSKVQDEIGREFAAIMATGTLRASEAAALATRRVMQRYGNLNVAVNQS; translated from the exons ATGGCAGAG GAGGGTCACAAAGTTGTCTTAAATGTGTATGACCTCAGCCAAGGATTGGCACGTCAGCTTTCCACAACTTTTTTGGGTAAAGCTATTGAAGGCATTTG GCACACAGGAGTGGTGGTATATGGTAATGAATACTTCTTTGGGGGAGGCATACAGCATGAGCCTGCTGGAAGAACTCCATATGGAACACCAATTAAAGTGGTAGATTTGGGCATCACACATGTACCACAAGATGTATTTGAATTGTATTTACAGGAAATTAGCCCCCGCTATACAGCTGAAACATACAGTCTGCTTACTCACAACTGCAACAACTTCAGCAATGAGGTTGCCCAATTTTTGGTGGGTGCAACCATTCCAGAATATATTCTTCAGCTCCCAAATGAAGTTTTGAGCAGTCCAATGGGTGCTCTTATCA TGCCTATGATACAAAATCTGGAGACGACACTGAGAGTAGGAGCCGTCCCCCAAGTTCCACAGTTCAGGCCTCAGCCTTCGCCAGCTGCAGCAAATGCTAAACAATTCTCAGTCAACGGTCCTACTCAATCCACAAACGCCACTGTCAGAGCGGTCAATGAAGAAGTGAAATCTGAAGATACCAAGTCTGAGGAGCCAACAGCGCCAGAGAAGTCAGTACCTCCTGTTGTGAAACCTTCAGTCGTAGTAGAGGAGCAGTCGGTCAATGGGGTGGCAGACCCGCTTGGGAATGCTCGGAGCAAGGTGCAGGATGAGATCGGTCGAGAATTTGCTGCAATCATGGCTACCGGCACACTGCGTGCAAGTGAAGCCGCAGCTCTTGCAACTAGGAGAGTGATGCAAAGATATGGGAATTTGAATGTTGCAGTAAACCAGAGTTAA